A DNA window from Loxodonta africana isolate mLoxAfr1 chromosome 7, mLoxAfr1.hap2, whole genome shotgun sequence contains the following coding sequences:
- the LOC100659587 gene encoding keratin-associated protein 5-6-like, whose product MACCGCSRGYGGCSSSCGGSSYHVPLCCCKPVCCCVPACPCTSCGSCGGSKGGCGSCGGCKGGYGSCGGCKGGCGSCGCCQSSCCKPCCCSPGYGQSCCQSSCYMPSCYQSSCCVPICCQRKI is encoded by the exons ATGGCCTGCTGTGGCTGTTCCAGAGGCTATGGGGGCTGCAGCTCCAGTTGTGGGGGCTCCAGCTACCATGTGCCCTTGTGCTGCTGCAAGCCCGTGTGCTGCTGTGTGCCAGCCTGTCCCTGCACCAGCTGTGGCTCATGTGGGGGCAGCAAGGGGGGCTGTGGCTCCTGTGGGGGCTGTAAGGGGGGCTATGGCTCCTGTGGGGGCTGCAAGGggggctgtggttcctgtg GCTGCTGCCAGTCCAGCTGTTGCAAACCTTGCTGTTGCTCTCCAGGCTATGGGCAATCCTGCTGCCAGTCCAGCTGCTACATGCCCAGCTGCTACCAGTCCAGCTGTTGTGTCCCCATTTGTTGCCAGCGCAAAATCTAA